Proteins found in one Polyodon spathula isolate WHYD16114869_AA chromosome 10, ASM1765450v1, whole genome shotgun sequence genomic segment:
- the LOC121321689 gene encoding mucin-2-like: protein MQQTLVFLRRPVMFLQEACYSARRLHHLSLYSTFLWTRCQRSPVCVPTPAPLHYSTFLWTRCQRSPVCVPTPAPLHYSTFLWTRCQRSPVCVPTPAPLHYSTFLWTRCQRSPVCVPTPAPLHYSTFLWTRCQRSPVCVPTPAPLHYSTFLWTQCQHSPVCVPTPAPLHYSTFLWTRFQRSPVCVPTPAPLHYSTFLWTRCQRSPVCVPTPAPLHYSTFLWTRCQRSPVCVPTPAPLHYSTFLWTRCQHSPVCVPTPAPLHYSTFLWTRCQRSPVCVPTPAPLHYSTFLWTRCQRSPVCVPTPAPLHYSTFLWTRFQRSPVCVPTPAPLHYSTFLWTRCQRQPSVRADSSSIALLHLPVDSVPAQPSVRADSSSIALLHLPVDSVPAQPSVRADSSSIALLHLPVDSVPAQPSVRADSSSIALLHLPVDSVPAQPSVRADSSSIALLHLPVDSVPAQPSVRADSSSIALLHLPVDSVPAQPSVRADSSSIALLHLPVDSVPAQPSVRADSSSIALLHLPVDSVPAQPSVRADSSSIALLHLPVDSVPAQPSVRADSSSIALLHLPVDSVPAQPSVRADSSSIALLHLPVDSVPAQPSVRADSSSIALLHLPVDSVPAQPSVRADSSSIALLHLPVDSVPAQPSVRADSSSIALLHLPVDSVPAQPSVRADSSSIALLHLPVDSVPAQPSVRADSSSIALLHLPVDSVPAQPSVRADSSSIALPPMQCLALQHQEEL from the coding sequence ATGCAGCAGACCCTCGTCTTCTTGAGGAGGCCAGTCATGTTTCTCCAGGAGGCTTGTTACAGTGCCAGGAGGCTGCACCACTTGAGCCTCTACTCCACCTTCCTGTGGACTCGGTGCCAGCGCAGCCCAGTGTGCGTGCCGACTCCAGCTCCATTGCACTACTCCACCTTCCTGTGGACTCGGTGCCAGCGCAGCCCAGTGTGCGTGCCGACTCCAGCTCCATTGCACTACTCCACCTTCCTGTGGACTCGGTGCCAGCGCAGCCCAGTGTGCGTGCCGACTCCAGCTCCATTGCACTACTCCACCTTCCTGTGGACTCGGTGCCAGCGCAGCCCAGTGTGCGTGCCGACTCCAGCTCCATTGCACTACTCCACCTTCCTGTGGACTCGGTGCCAGCGCAGCCCAGTGTGCGTGCCGACTCCAGCTCCATTGCACTACTCCACCTTCCTGTGGACTCAGTGCCAGCACAGCCCAGTGTGCGTGCCGACTCCAGCTCCATTGCACTACTCCACCTTCCTGTGGACTCGGTTCCAGCGCAGCCCAGTGTGCGTGCCGACTCCAGCTCCATTGCACTACTCCACCTTCCTGTGGACTCGGTGCCAGCGCAGCCCAGTGTGCGTGCCGACTCCAGCTCCATTGCACTACTCCACCTTCCTGTGGACTCGGTGCCAGCGCAGCCCAGTGTGCGTGCCGACTCCAGCTCCATTGCACTACTCCACCTTCCTGTGGACTCGGTGCCAGCACAGCCCAGTGTGCGTGCCGACTCCAGCTCCATTGCACTACTCCACCTTCCTGTGGACTCGGTGCCAGCGCAGCCCAGTGTGCGTGCCGACTCCAGCTCCATTGCACTACTCCACCTTCCTGTGGACTCGGTGCCAGCGCAGCCCAGTGTGCGTGCCGACTCCAGCTCCATTGCACTACTCCACCTTCCTGTGGACTCGGTTCCAGCGCAGCCCAGTGTGCGTGCCGACTCCAGCTCCATTGCACTACTCCACCTTCCTGTGGACTCGGTGCCAGCGCCAGCCCAGTGTGCGTGCCGACTCCAGCTCCATTGCACTACTCCACCTTCCTGTGGACTCGGTGCCAGCGCAGCCCAGTGTGCGTGCCGACTCCAGCTCCATTGCACTACTCCACCTTCCTGTGGACTCGGTGCCAGCACAGCCCAGTGTGCGTGCCGACTCCAGCTCCATTGCACTACTCCACCTTCCTGTGGACTCGGTGCCAGCGCAGCCCAGTGTGCGTGCCGACTCCAGCTCCATTGCACTACTCCACCTTCCTGTGGACTCGGTGCCAGCGCAGCCCAGTGTGCGTGCCGACTCCAGCTCCATTGCACTACTCCACCTTCCTGTGGACTCGGTGCCAGCGCAGCCCAGTGTGCGTGCCGACTCCAGCTCCATTGCACTACTCCACCTTCCTGTGGACTCGGTGCCAGCGCAGCCCAGTGTGCGTGCCGACTCCAGCTCCATTGCACTACTCCACCTTCCTGTGGACTCGGTGCCAGCGCAGCCCAGTGTGCGTGCCGACTCCAGCTCCATTGCACTACTCCACCTTCCTGTGGACTCGGTGCCAGCGCAGCCCAGTGTGCGTGCCGACTCCAGCTCCATTGCACTACTCCACCTTCCTGTGGACTCGGTGCCAGCGCAGCCCAGTGTGCGTGCCGACTCCAGCTCCATTGCACTACTCCACCTTCCTGTGGACTCGGTGCCAGCGCAGCCCAGTGTGCGTGCCGACTCCAGCTCCATTGCACTACTCCACCTTCCTGTGGACTCGGTGCCAGCGCAGCCCAGTGTGCGTGCCGACTCCAGCTCCATTGCACTACTCCACCTTCCTGTGGACTCGGTGCCAGCGCAGCCCAGTGTGCGTGCCGACTCCAGCTCCATTGCACTACTCCACCTTCCTGTGGACTCGGTGCCAGCGCAGCCCAGTGTGCGTGCCGACTCCAGCTCCATTGCACTACTCCACCTTCCTGTGGACTCGGTTCCAGCGCAGCCCAGTGTGCGTGCCGACTCCAGCTCCATTGCACTACTCCACCTTCCTGTGGACTCGGTGCCAGCACAGCCCAGTGTGCGTGCCGACTCCAGCTCCATTGCACTACTCCACCTTCCTGTGGACTCGGTGCCAGCACAGCCCAGTGTGCGTGCCGACTCCAGCTCCATTGCACTCCCTCCCATGCAGTGCCTGGCTCTACAGCACCAAGAGGAACTTTAA
- the LOC121321621 gene encoding twinkle protein, mitochondrial-like — protein FLCKETLVEGSDSAVTEKESFSLFVDKTTGRFLCKETLVEGSWEDFQDCVEVMQKERQGSLSPEVLLGYPDSETELDEKEMDHQEVQRIWSSSVPFSDLLEDDAQLVKVMFGMGKISSTTLKKFGVRFFKPTKSLVLPWFSGRDSSLRGLKLLSAECKGEDQVIYKDVTFPKPGLYHNLFGLHLIGRKDTEVVLTSREVDTLAVSQATGLPSVALPRGVSCLPPVLLPFLEQFKRVTLWLGGDLCSWEASKIFARKLGLKRCSLIRPGEAQPCPGDALAKGMNINKILKASIPAAHKSIISFRQLREDVFGELANKEQVAGVKWSRFPELNKILKGHRKGELTVLTGPTGSGKTTFISESALDLCMQGVNTLWGSFEINNVWLAKIMLTQFSQQRLEESLDQYEEWADQFEELPLYFMTFQGQQNIKTVIDTMQHAVYLYDISHVVIDNLQFMMGQENLSVDKFAVQDHIISTFRKFATGSSCHVTLIIHPRKEEDDKELQTASIFGTAKASQEADNVLILQEKKLVSSQGKRSLQVAKNRFDGDVGVFPLEFNKTSLTFSIPRSKTKLCKVKGDTTETSEKPVKTLASAGRTPTEEGAKK, from the exons TTCCTGTGCAAGGAGACCCTTGTGGAAGGGAGTGACTCAGCTGTCACAGAGAAGGAAAGCTTCTCCCTTTTTGTTGACAAAACCACGGGCCGTTTCCTGTGCAAGGAGACCCTTGTGGAAGGGAGCTGGGAGGACTTTCAGGACTGTGTGGAGGTGATGCAGAAGGAGAGGCAAGGATCCCTCAGTCCGGAAGTCCTGTTGGGCTATCCTGACAGTGAAACGGAGCTGGATGAGAAGGAGATGGACCACCAGGAGGTCCAGAGAATCTGGTCCAGCTCAGTCCCCTTCTCGGACCTTCTTGAAGATGATGCCCAGCTGGTGAAAGTCATGTTTGGCATGGGGAAGATCTCCAGCACCACCCTGAAGAAATTTGGCGTGAGGTTCTTCAAGCCCACCAAAAGCCTGGTTTTGCCCTGGTTCAGTGGCCGGGATTCCAGCCTAAGGGGGCTGAAGCTGCTGTCTGCTGAGTGCAAGGGTGAAGACCAGGTCATCTACAAGGATGTCACTTTTCCCAAGCCTGGTCTCTACCACAATCTCTTCGGTCTTCACTTGATTGGCCGAAAAGACACTGAGGTGGTGCTGACCAGCCGGGAGGTGGATACCTTGGCAGTCAGCCAGGCCACAGGGCTGCCCAGTGTGGCCCTGCCCCGAGGGGTGAGCTGCCTCCCTCCGGTCCTCCTACCTTTCCTGGAGCAGTTCAAGAGGGTCACGCTCTGGTTGGGAGGGGACCTGTGCTCCTGGGAGGCCTCCAAGATCTTTGCCAGGAAACTGGGTTTAAAGCGTTGCTCCCTGATCCGGCCCGGAGAGGCCCAGCCTTGCCCCGGCGATGCCCTGGCCAAGGGAATGAACATCAACAAGATCCTTAAGGCCTCCATCCCTGCTGCCCACAAGTCCATCATCTCTTTCAGACAGCTCCGGGAGGACGTGTTCGGAGAGCTGGCCAACAAGGAGCAGGTGGCTGGAGTGAAATGGTCAAGGTTCCCCGAACTGAACAAGATTCTCAAAGGCCATCGGAAAGGGGAGCTGACTGTCCTCACAG GACCCACAGGCAGTGGGAAGACGACCTTCATCAGCGAGAGCGCTCTGGACCTGTGCATGCAGGGTGTGAACACGCTGTGGGGGAGCTTTGAGATCAACAACGTGTGGCTGGCCAAGATCATGCTGACGCAGTTCAGCCAGCAGAGGCTGGAGGAGAGCTTGGACCAGTATGAGGAGTGGGCAGACCAGTTCGAGGAACTGCCCCTCTACTTCATGACCTTCCAAGGTCAGCAAAACATCAA GACTGTGATTGACACCATGCAGCATGCTGTGTATTTGTATGACATCAGCCATGTGGTGATTGATAACCTGCAGTTCATGATGGGCCAGGAGAATCTGTCCGTGGATAA gtttGCTGTGCAGGATCACATCATCAGCACCTTCAGGAAGTTTGCCACAGGCAGCAGTTGTCACGTGACCCTGATAATCCACCCCAGGAAAGAGGAAGATGACAAGGAGCTGCAGACAGCCTCCATATTCGGGACTGCCAAG GCCAGCCAAGAGGCAGACAATGTGCTGATCCTGCAGGAGAAGAAGCTGGTGTCCAGCCAGGGGAAGAGGTCCCTGCAGGTGGCAAAGAACCGCTTTGATGGAGATGTCGGCGTCTTCCCCTTGGAGTTCAACAAGACCTCCCTGACCTTCTCTATACCCAGAAGCAAGACTAAACTGTGCAAAGTCAAAGGAGACACAACAGAGACCTCAGAGAAACCAGTGAAGACATTGGCCAGCGCTGGGAGAACCCCTACAGAGGAGGGGGCCAAGAAGTAG
- the LOC121321690 gene encoding 39S ribosomal protein L43, mitochondrial-like, whose product MTSRGTPSRFLKSVLQNGVGRYVCQIKRISLVFSKDAQTSLGAREFIEDKVVDFAKQNPGIVVYVTPQRCRIPKIIAEYLNGTVKEEPINSKTSEEITQLIKKLSSQSGLEVIRIRKPIHTDSPSIQGQWHPFTNRPPSLRVHRGQLPNNQTEPQPTTSTC is encoded by the exons ATGACTTCTAGAGGCACGCCGAGCCGCTTTTTAAAGAGCGTCTTACAGAATGGAGTCGGGCGGTACGTCTGCCAGATCAAGCGGATTTCCCTCGTCTTCTCTAAGGATGCCCAGACTTCCCTCGGTGccag AGAGTTTATTGAAGATAAGGTGGTGGACTTTGCCAAGCAGAATCCTGGGATAGTGGTCTACGTGACTCCCCAGCGGTGCAGAATTCCGAAAATCATCGCTGAATACT TAAACGGCACTGTGAAAGAGGAGCCTATTAATAGCAAGACCTCGGAGGAGATCACCCAGCTGATTAAGAAGCTGTCCAGCCAGTCTGGGCTGGAGGTCATCCGGATCCGCAAACCCATCCACACCGACAGTCCCAGCATCCAGGGCCAGTGGCACCCCTTCACGAACCGGCCCCCCTCCCTCAGGGTGCACAGGGGGCAGCTCCCAAATAACCAAACAGAGCCTCAGCCCACCACAAGCACCTGCTAA